From the genome of Lutzomyia longipalpis isolate SR_M1_2022 chromosome 2, ASM2433408v1, one region includes:
- the LOC129790243 gene encoding UDP-glycosyltransferase UGT5-like: MRILACFLAILRIVFAHRILGIFPLAAKSHDALYQSIVGGLLERGHQVTVIRSLPAPPGSPENYEEFLLNDMEPIADSFNLENTFPPNLWNVYRDFSGLIEMSERMCSSLLKSNALSSVLNIHRDNPFDLALIELFTTDCPLGIAAEMNLTTIGISPCALMPWHYTKLNLMDFPSFIPAEYTAFATKMTFWERMENFLIGKVMKILFRRLQEQDNVLLERRFGSHVKKVENLDQNIALALVNQHFSVSGVKPLNPRVVEIGGAHIRRKGALPVDIEKFLNSSSKTGVIYINWGSIIRVSSLSTRHLEALRQALNRLPMKVIWKWEEGIPFPNKSSKILARNWLPQLEILCHPATKVFLTHGGLLSANEVASCGKPVIVTPFFGDQHLNAAAMVEHGVGLLLPLEDFSVETIYSRIREILQPDYQLRAQQMSFAFNDRLLEPLPLAIWWIEHILGNPSSAEFLRTLPVDLDYMKANNFHDPSPLHLGIFFSILGLGFLSIIIGICRGFTKVKLGLQKKFS, encoded by the exons ATGAGGATTCTTGCCTGTTTCCTGGCAATCCTTCGGATAGTGTTCGCCCATAGAATTCTCGGAATATTCCCTCTTGCAGCCAAATCTCACGATGCTCTTTACCAATCAATAGTTGGGGGACTTCTCGAGAGGGGTCATCAAGTGACTGTAATACGAAGTCTCCCAGCACCTCCAGGAAGTCCTGAGAATTACGAGGAATTCCTCTTAAATGACATGGAGCCAATTGCCGATTCATTCAACTTGGAG AACACCTTCCCTCCGAATCTCTGGAATGTCTACCGAGACTTCTCAGGATTGATCGAGATGTCAGAGCGGATGTGTTCCAGCCTTCTGAAATCCAATGCCCTCTCCAGTGTACTAAACATTCACAGAGACAACCCCTTTGATTTGGCACTAATTGAGCTCTTCACCACGGATTGCCCCCTTGGGATTGCAGCTGAGATGAATTTAACCACAATCGGCATTAGTCCATGTGCCCTAATGCCATGGCACTACACAAAACTCAATCTCAtggattttccttctttcatACCGGCCGAGTACACGGCTTTTGCCACTAAAATGACTTTCTGGGAACGCATGGAGAACTTCCTCATTGGTAAAGTCATGAAGATTCTCTTTAG GAGGCTTCAGGAGCAAGACAATGTCCTCCTTGAGAGGAGATTTGGGAGTCACGTGAAGAAAGTTGAGAATCTGGACCAGAATATTGCCCTGGCTCTTGTGAATCAACATTTCTCCGTTAGTGGTGTGAAGCCGCTTAATCCTCGAGTTGTGGAAATTGGTGGAGCGCACATAAGACGGAAAGGAGCTCTTCCGGTGGACATTGAGAAATTTCTAAATTCTTCCTCTAAAACAGGAGTGATTTACATAAATTGGGGCTCAATAATTCGGGTATCTAGCCTTTCTACGAGACACTTGGAAGCCCTTAGACAGGCCTTGAACAGACTCCCGATGAAAGTTATCTGGAAATGGGAAGAAGGAATACCTTTTCCCAATAAATCATCCAAGATTTTAGCAAGGAATTGGCTTCCTCAGCTTGAGATTCTCTGCCATCCTGCaacaaaagtttttcttacacACGGTGGACTATTAAGTGCCAATGAGGTGGCATCCTGTGGGAAACCCGTGATTGTTACACCCTTTTTTGGGGATCAGCATCTCAATGCAGCAGCTATGGTTGAGCACGGAGTTGGGCTACTCCTACCACTGGAAGATTTCTCCGTTGAAACTATCTATTCTCGCATCAGAGAAATCCTTCAACCTGACTACCAGCTGAGGGCTCAGCAGATGTCCTTTGCCTTCAACGACAGGCTCTTGGAGCCGCTTCCTCTGGCTATTTGGTGGATTGAACACATTCTCGGAAATCCTTCTTCTGCAGAATTCTTAAGGACTCTCCCCGTGGATCTCGACTACATGAAGGCTAACAATTTTCATGACCCTTCACCCCTGcatttggggattttcttttcaatcctAGGCCTAGGTTTTCTCTCAATTATCATTGGAATTTGCAGAGGTTTTACGAAGGTGAAATTGGGATTGcagaagaaattctcatgA